CCGGCACAGGCGTCGGGCGCCACCAGCTGGCCCGTGAAGAAAATCGCATCGATCCTCTTGCCCGCCGCCAGGATAGCGGCCACATCCTGGTACAAGGCATGCAGCATCACGGCTTGCTCTTGCTCATCAGCCCGGCGCAAACGGACATCGGCGATATGAAGGGCGGTAAATTTTCTCATCGTTGCAAAACTTTCTTAGAGCCTATCCCAATAAGGAGCGTCTTCTGCTGGCAGTTCATCAGGAGCGCTGACAAGGCGTGAGGAGGATGCGTAGCGAGCCACGCGACGACTCCCCGCTTCCGAGGGGCGCCAGCAAGGGATGTATTCATCTGCTGGGACAGGCTCCTGGTACAGCGGAACTTGACCGACTCCCATGCTGGCAACATTGCTGGAAAAATCGCACGCGTCCATAGAAGCAAAACATGGTTACAGACCGCCATTCTGCCATTTTTTCCATACGGCAATACTCACCAATTTTCACATGGTGCTGCCGCGCCACGTTTTACCCTGCTGAAGGTCAAGGGAAATAAAAAAAGTCGGGAACACATCCCGGTTTTTTGTACTGAAAGTTAATTTTTTATCAGCGCTTGCGCGGCGGCGGCAAGTCCGTGCACACGCTTTCGTACACTTCGGTGCGCTTTTGCCAACCTGCCGATCGACTCGCCCGGGGTCGGGTGCGGGTGGATGGTCTTGCCGATGTCGGTGCCGTCGCAACCCATTTCGATGGCCAGCGCGATTTCGCCGCTTCATTTTTCACCTGTCGCCCACATGCGTGCCGACGATGCTGCCAACGGTGAAGTATTTAATCGTATCTGGACAATAAAAAACCCCGCAATCGCTTGCGGGGTTTTTAGTGTCACAACGCTACAACATCAGCGCTTGCGCGGCGGCGGCAAGTCCGTGCACACGCCTTCGTACACTTCGGCTGCCATACCAATCGATTCGCCCAGGGTCGGGTGCGGGTGGATGGTCTTGCCGATGTCGGTGCCGTCGCAGCCCATTTCGATGGCCAGCGCGATTTCGCCGCTTCATTTTTCACCTGTCGCCCGCATGCGTGCCGACGATGCTGCCAACGGTGAAGTATTTAATCGTATCTGGACAATAAAAAACCCCGCAATCGCTTGCGGGGTTTTTGGTGTCACAACGCTACAACATCAGCGCTTGCGCGGCGGCGGCAAGTCCGTGCACACGCCTTCGTACACTTCGGCTGCCATACCAATCGATTCGCCCAGGGTCGGGTGCGGGTGGATGGTCTTGCCGATGTCGGTGCCGTCGCAGCCCATTTCGATGGCCAGCGCGATTTCGCCGATCATGTCGCCCGCATGCGTGCCGACGATGGTGCCGCCGATGATGCGGTGCGTTTCCGCGTCGAACAGCAGCTTGGTGAAGCCTTCGGCGCGGCCGTTGGCCACGGCGCGGCCGGAAGCGGCCCATGGGAAGTGGCCCTTCTCGACCTTGATGCCCTTGGCTTTCGCTTCGTCTTCCGTGATGCCGGCCCATGCCACTTCCGGATCCGTGTAGGCGACCGACGGGATCACCTTGACGTCGAAGTGCGACTTCTGGCCGGAAGCCGCTTCGGCGGCCACGTGGGCTTCATGCACGGCCTTGTGCGCCAGCATCGGCTGGCCGACCAGGTCACCGATGGCGAAGATGTTCGGCACGTTGGTGCGCATCTGGCTGTCGACTTCGATGAAGCCGCGGTCGGTGACGTTCACGCCGGCCTTGTCGGCAGCGACCTTCTTGCCGTTCGGGCTGCGGCCCACGGCGACGAGCACCAGGTCGTAGACTTGCGGTGCCGGTGCCGTGGCACCCGCTTCAGCCGCTTCGAACGTGACCTTGATGCCTTCCGGCAACGCCTCGACGGCGACCGTCTTGGTCTTGGTCATGATGTTGTCGAAGCGCTTCTCGTTGAACTTCTGCCATACCTTGACGGCGTCGCGGTCCGCGCCCTGCATCAGGCCATCCATCATTTCGACCACGTCGATGCGCGCGCCGAAGGTCGAGTAGACAGTCGCCATTTCCAGGCCGATGATGCCGCCGCCGATGACCAGCATGCGTTTCGGGATCTGGCGCAATTCCAGCGCGCCCGTCGAATCGACGATGCGCGGGTCTTCCGGCACGAACGGCAGCTTCACCACGGACGAACCGGCGGCGATGATGGCCTGCTTGAACTGCACGACCTTTTTAGAACCGTCGCCTGCCGTCACTTCGATGTGGTTCGCGGAGAGGAACTGGCCCACGCCGGTGACGACCTGCGTCTTGCGCGCCTTGGCCATGCCGGCCAGGCCGCCCGTCATGTTCGAGATCACGCCTTCCTTGTACTTGCGTACCTGGTCGATGTCGATCGTCGGCTTGGCGAACGTCACGCCCGTATTGGACATGTGCGCCGTTTCGTCGATGACGGATGCCACGTGCAGCAGCGCCTTGGACGGGATGCAGCCCACGTTCAGGCACACGCCGCCCAGGGTGGCGTAGCGCTCGACGATGACCGTCGACATGCCCAGGTCGGCCGCGCGGAACGCCGCCGAATAGCCGCCAGGACCGCCGCCAAGCACCATCATGTCGACGTCGATGTCGACCTGGCCGCTGTAATTGCCGGCCGGGATGGCGGCGGCAACTGGTGCCGCCGCAGGGGCCGCAGCGGCTGCCGGAGCGGCTGCCGCCGGTGCAGGAGCGGCAGCTGGCGCGGCAGCGGCCACGCCTTCCGACGCTTCCACCACCAGCAGCGCGCTGCCTTCGGCGATCTTGTCGCCGACCTTGACCTTGACTTCCTTGACGACGCCCGCGTGGGTCGACGGAATCTCCATGCTGGCCTTGTCCGATTCGACCGTGATCAGGGACTGGTCCACCTTGATGGTGTCGCCCACCTTGACCATCAGTTCGATGACTTCGACTTCCTTGAAGTCGCCGATATTCGGTACTTTTACCTCTACTGTGCTCATCAATCGCTCCTTACAGCAGAATTTTGCGCATGTCGGCCAGGACTTCGCCGAGGTACACGGAGAATCGCGCGCCCATCGCGCCATCGACCACGCGGTGGTCGTAGGACAGCGAGGTGCCCATCATCAAACGCGGCTGGAAGGCCTTGCCATCCCATACCGGCTTGATCGAGGCTTTCGACAGACCCAGAATCGCCACTTCCGGCGCATTGACGATAGGCGTGAAGTGCGTGCCGCCGATGCCGCCCAGGGACGAAATCGTGAAGCTGGCGCCCTGCATGTCGGCCGGTTTCAGCTTGCCTTCGCGCGCCTGCAGCGACAGTTCCGTCATTTCGCGGGCGATCTGCGAGACCGACTTCTGGTCCGCGCCCTTGATCACAGGTACCACCAGGCCGTTCGGCGTGTCGGCCGCGAAGCCGATGTTGTAGTACTGCTTGAGGATCAGGTTTTCGCCCTTGGCGTCGAGCGAGGCGTTAAACGCGGGGAATTTCTTCAGCGCGGCGACGGAGGCCTTGATGACGAATGCCAGCATGGTCAGCTTGGCCGCATCCTTGTTCTTCGCATTGGCCGCGTTGGTGTCGACGCGGAACGCTTCCAGATCCGTCACGTCCGCTTCGTCGAACTGCGTGACGTGCGGGATCATGACCCAGTTGCGGTGCAGGTTCGGACCCGAGATTTTCTTGATGCGCGACAGCGGCAGCAATTCGGTCGTGCCGAACTTGCTGAAATCCAGCGACGGCCATGGCAGCAGATCCAGGCCCACGCCGGAACCGGCCTTGGCGACCGGCGCATTTGGCGCGGCGACCGCGCCCGACATCACGCCCTTGACGAAGTTCTGCACGTCTTCCTGGGTGATGCGGCCCTTCGGACCGGAACCGCCCACGCGGGCCAGGTCCACGCCCAGTTCGCGCGCGAACTTGCGGATCGATGGCGACGCGTGCGCCAGCTTGCCGTTCACGGCAGGCGCGGCGGCTGGAGCGGCAGGAGCAGCGGCGACCGGTGCCGAAGCGACGGCGGCGGCTGGCGCCGCGGCAGCTTGCGCGGCCGGTGCAGGCGCGGCGGCAGGGGCTGCGGCCGGGGCGGCAGCGCCACCCGTCGTTTCCACGACCAGCACCAAGCTACCCTTGGCGACCTTGTCGCCGACCTTGACCTTCAATTCCTTGACGACACCGGCGTGGCTCGATGGGATTTCCATGCTGGCCTTGTCCGATTCGACCGTCAGCAGCGACTGGTCGACCTTGATCGTGTCGCCGACCTTGACCATCAGTTCGATGACTTCGACTTCCTTGAAGTCGCCGATATCGGGCACGGTCACGTCGACCAGGGCCGGCGCGCCGGCTGGGGCGGCAGGCGCTGGCGCGGCCGCAGGAGCGGCGGCGGGGGCGGCTTCAGCGGCAGGTGCCGGGGCGGCAGCGGCGGCTGGCGCCGGCGCCGAGGCGTCGTCCGCCACTTCCAGCAGCAGGACCAGCGAACCTTCGGCGATCTTGTCGCCCACGTTGACTTTCAATTCCTTGACGACACCGGCGTGGCTCGATGGGATTTCCATGCTGGCCTTGTCCGATTCGACGGTGATGAGGGACTGGTCGACCTTGACCGTGTCGCCTGGCTTGACCATCAGTTCAATGATCTCGACTTCCTTGAAATCGCCGATATCCGGGACTTTGACTTCCACAATGCTCATAGCTTGCTCCGTTATTTTATTTGTCAGATGGACCCGCACACACGCCAGGGCGGCACTTTCGCACCGCCCTGGCATCATCGGGTCCGCACAACGATTACTGGGTCACCGGATTCGGTTTGTTCGCGTCAATGCCGTACTTGGCGATCGCCTGCTCCACCACCGACACGTCGATCTTGCCTTCGTCAGCCAGCGATTTGAGCGCGGCCACGGTGACATAATAACGGTTCACTTCGAAGAACTCGCGCAGCTTGGCGCGGCTGTCCGAGCGGCCAAAGCCATCGGTACCGAGCACTTTGTAGGTGCGGCCCTTCGGCATGAAGGCGCGGATCTGTTCTGCAAATGCGCGCATGTAGTCGGTCGTGGCAACGATAGGGCCATCCGTGTCCTGCATCAGCGACGTCACGTACGGCACGCGCTGCTGTTTCGACGGGTTGACCATGTTCCAGCGTTCCGCATCCTGGCCATCGCGGGCCACCAGGGTCAGCGACGGCGCCGACCACACGTCCGCGGCCACGCCCCAGTCGTTTTCCAGCAATTCTGCGGCGAAGATCGATTCGCGCAGGATGGTGCCGCAACCGATCAGCTGTACGCGCAGCTTGGCGTCAGCCTTGCCTTCCTGCAGCTTGTACATGCCTTTCAGGATGCCTTCTTCCTGGCCCGGCTTGATGCCTGGCTGGGCGTAGTTCTCGTTCATGATCGTGATGTAGTAGAACACATCTTCCTGATTGGCGATCATGCGGCGCAGGCCGTCCTGGATGATGACGGCGACTTCATGGCTGAAGGTCGGGTCGTACGGCATGCAGGTCGGGATGGTCGCGGCGAAGATATGGCTGTGGCCATCTTCGTGCTGCAAGCCTTCGCCGTTCAGGGTCGTACGGCCGGCCGTGCCGCCCATCAGGAAGCCACGGGCGCGCATGTCGGCCGAAGCCCATACCTGGTCGCCGATGCGCTGGAAGCCGAACATCGAGTAGAAGGTGTAGAACGGGATCATGATGCGGTCGTTGGTCGAATACGACGTCGCCGCGGCGATCCACGAGCTCATGCCGCCCGCTTCG
This window of the Janthinobacterium agaricidamnosum genome carries:
- the lpdA gene encoding dihydrolipoyl dehydrogenase, which translates into the protein MSTVEVKVPNIGDFKEVEVIELMVKVGDTIKVDQSLITVESDKASMEIPSTHAGVVKEVKVKVGDKIAEGSALLVVEASEGVAAAAPAAAPAPAAAAPAAAAAPAAAPVAAAIPAGNYSGQVDIDVDMMVLGGGPGGYSAAFRAADLGMSTVIVERYATLGGVCLNVGCIPSKALLHVASVIDETAHMSNTGVTFAKPTIDIDQVRKYKEGVISNMTGGLAGMAKARKTQVVTGVGQFLSANHIEVTAGDGSKKVVQFKQAIIAAGSSVVKLPFVPEDPRIVDSTGALELRQIPKRMLVIGGGIIGLEMATVYSTFGARIDVVEMMDGLMQGADRDAVKVWQKFNEKRFDNIMTKTKTVAVEALPEGIKVTFEAAEAGATAPAPQVYDLVLVAVGRSPNGKKVAADKAGVNVTDRGFIEVDSQMRTNVPNIFAIGDLVGQPMLAHKAVHEAHVAAEAASGQKSHFDVKVIPSVAYTDPEVAWAGITEDEAKAKGIKVEKGHFPWAASGRAVANGRAEGFTKLLFDAETHRIIGGTIVGTHAGDMIGEIALAIEMGCDGTDIGKTIHPHPTLGESIGMAAEVYEGVCTDLPPPRKR
- the aceF gene encoding dihydrolipoyllysine-residue acetyltransferase, translating into MSIVEVKVPDIGDFKEVEIIELMVKPGDTVKVDQSLITVESDKASMEIPSSHAGVVKELKVNVGDKIAEGSLVLLLEVADDASAPAPAAAAAPAPAAEAAPAAAPAAAPAPAAPAGAPALVDVTVPDIGDFKEVEVIELMVKVGDTIKVDQSLLTVESDKASMEIPSSHAGVVKELKVKVGDKVAKGSLVLVVETTGGAAAPAAAPAAAPAPAAQAAAAPAAAVASAPVAAAPAAPAAAPAVNGKLAHASPSIRKFARELGVDLARVGGSGPKGRITQEDVQNFVKGVMSGAVAAPNAPVAKAGSGVGLDLLPWPSLDFSKFGTTELLPLSRIKKISGPNLHRNWVMIPHVTQFDEADVTDLEAFRVDTNAANAKNKDAAKLTMLAFVIKASVAALKKFPAFNASLDAKGENLILKQYYNIGFAADTPNGLVVPVIKGADQKSVSQIAREMTELSLQAREGKLKPADMQGASFTISSLGGIGGTHFTPIVNAPEVAILGLSKASIKPVWDGKAFQPRLMMGTSLSYDHRVVDGAMGARFSVYLGEVLADMRKILL